A region from the Streptosporangiales bacterium genome encodes:
- a CDS encoding AMP-binding protein, translating into MTTPELATATEPFDRATVERIAPDLADGGAAVTRVDTTDPLRALATLYALRAAGRTALVGGDDDLALDHHPGGDGDLAVLTSGSTGRPRAVLRSWTSWSDSFPAFTDLTGIGARDVVLVPGPLSSSLFLFAAVHALGCGADVLATSRWHPATAVSALDRATAVHVTPSMLATLLDRAPASLAGRVVVCAGAGLPATTAARTRAAGARLTHYYGAAELSFVAAGTHEGDLRPFPGVAIDVRADEIWVRSRYVASGYLGAAGQLRTRPGGWASVGDRGRLHPDGRLSVHGRGDRFVLTGGASVAAEEVEAALRTVLPGTEVAVLGLPHPDLGEVVTVVVEDGGAVRPDRARLRDLLDPAHLPRRWLVVDRLPRTANGKVAQARLRDGLRDGSLAARPLR; encoded by the coding sequence GTGACCACGCCGGAGCTCGCCACCGCCACCGAGCCGTTCGACAGGGCGACGGTCGAGCGGATCGCCCCGGACCTGGCCGACGGCGGCGCCGCCGTGACCCGCGTCGACACCACGGACCCGCTGCGCGCCCTCGCCACGCTGTACGCGCTGCGCGCGGCCGGTCGCACGGCACTCGTCGGCGGGGACGACGACCTCGCCCTCGACCACCACCCGGGCGGTGACGGGGACCTGGCGGTGCTCACCTCGGGCAGCACGGGACGGCCGCGCGCGGTGCTGCGCAGCTGGACGTCCTGGAGCGACAGCTTCCCCGCGTTCACCGACCTCACCGGCATCGGAGCACGCGACGTCGTGCTGGTGCCGGGACCGCTGTCGTCCTCGCTGTTCCTGTTCGCCGCCGTCCACGCCCTGGGCTGCGGGGCCGACGTGCTCGCGACCTCGCGGTGGCACCCGGCGACCGCGGTGTCGGCGCTCGACCGGGCGACCGCGGTGCACGTGACGCCGTCGATGCTCGCGACACTGCTCGACCGGGCGCCGGCATCCCTCGCCGGCCGCGTGGTCGTCTGCGCCGGCGCCGGGTTGCCGGCCACGACGGCCGCGCGGACACGGGCGGCGGGCGCGCGGCTCACGCACTACTACGGCGCGGCGGAGCTGTCGTTCGTCGCCGCCGGCACGCACGAGGGCGACCTGCGACCCTTCCCCGGCGTCGCGATCGACGTACGGGCGGACGAGATCTGGGTGCGTAGCCGCTACGTCGCCTCGGGCTATCTCGGCGCCGCGGGGCAGCTGCGAACGCGGCCGGGCGGCTGGGCCTCGGTCGGCGACCGCGGGCGGCTCCACCCCGACGGCCGGCTCTCCGTCCACGGCCGGGGCGACAGGTTCGTGCTGACCGGAGGTGCGAGCGTGGCGGCCGAGGAGGTGGAGGCGGCGTTGCGGACGGTGCTGCCGGGCACCGAGGTCGCCGTCCTCGGCCTGCCGCACCCCGACCTCGGCGAGGTCGTCACGGTCGTGGTGGAGGACGGAGGCGCCGTGCGGCCGGACCGGGCGCGGCTGCGCGACCTGCTCGACCCGGCACACCTGCCCAGGCGCTGGCTGGTCGTCGACCGCCTGCCTCGTACGGCGAACGGCAAGGTGGCGCAGGCCCGGCTGCGCGACGGCCTGCGAGACGGCTCCCTCGCGGCCAGGCCGTTACGGTGA
- a CDS encoding acyl-CoA carboxylase, whose product MRTSTGTPDTESPGAGAVASPSLRELTDEIATEKATAVDAGRPAAVSAQHERGRLTARERIDRLLDSGTFVEVGQLARPTGDARLMRDIDAPADGVVVGRGRVDDRPVVVVSYDFTVLGGSMGHVNDEKFSRARQIALRDGVPLVVFAEGAGARINERMGSTTIRGHERFSDLSLLSGWVPIVCGVSGPAFAGHANLVALSDFCVMVKGSALGLAGPRLVEAATGERVTAEEMGGSTLHAEVLGSVELEVGDEDAMMDAIRTYLGYFPGNAGKDVPRAAYQSQDGERLPDTMLRLVPDNPNTAYDMRRLVRLVFDDDSVLEIKPRFARNVVTSLARLGGRPVGVIANNPMFLAGSLDTPASDKMARFINICDAFGLPIVFLADVPGYLVGSAAERTNLVRHSMRPLWELGQSTVPILTVVIRKAYGLAYHTMGGAEFHPELLVCWPSAQVSPMGADGAVNVIYGRHDHVPADVRDEVTAEFRDLERPIHAARRVKIDDILDPRDTRGTLIDTLCFVQSASHVSGHWRPPKKRGVSPV is encoded by the coding sequence ATGAGAACCTCCACCGGCACGCCGGACACCGAGTCGCCGGGCGCCGGCGCCGTCGCGAGCCCGTCCCTACGGGAGCTCACCGACGAGATCGCGACGGAGAAGGCGACCGCGGTCGACGCGGGCAGACCGGCCGCGGTCTCCGCACAACACGAACGCGGTCGGCTCACGGCGCGGGAGCGGATCGACCGGCTGCTCGACTCGGGCACCTTCGTCGAGGTCGGTCAGCTGGCGCGACCGACCGGAGACGCACGGCTGATGCGCGATATCGACGCCCCCGCCGACGGCGTCGTCGTCGGCCGAGGCCGGGTCGATGACCGCCCCGTGGTGGTGGTCTCGTACGACTTCACCGTCCTCGGCGGCTCGATGGGACACGTCAACGACGAGAAGTTCTCCCGCGCGCGCCAGATCGCCCTGCGGGACGGCGTACCGCTGGTCGTCTTCGCCGAGGGCGCCGGTGCCCGCATCAACGAGCGGATGGGGTCGACAACCATCCGTGGACACGAACGCTTCTCCGATCTCAGCTTGCTGTCGGGCTGGGTCCCGATCGTGTGCGGCGTCTCGGGCCCGGCGTTCGCGGGCCATGCCAACCTCGTGGCGCTCAGTGACTTCTGCGTCATGGTCAAGGGCTCGGCGCTCGGCCTTGCCGGGCCACGGCTCGTCGAGGCCGCCACCGGCGAGCGGGTAACGGCGGAGGAGATGGGCGGTAGCACTCTCCACGCCGAGGTGCTCGGGTCCGTCGAGCTCGAGGTCGGCGACGAGGACGCCATGATGGACGCCATCAGGACGTACCTCGGCTACTTTCCGGGCAACGCCGGGAAGGACGTACCGCGGGCCGCGTACCAGTCGCAGGACGGCGAGCGGCTGCCCGACACGATGCTGCGCCTGGTGCCCGACAATCCCAACACCGCATACGACATGCGGCGACTGGTCCGTCTGGTCTTCGACGACGATAGCGTGCTCGAGATCAAGCCGAGGTTCGCACGGAACGTCGTCACCTCGCTGGCGCGCCTGGGGGGACGCCCGGTGGGAGTCATCGCGAACAACCCGATGTTCCTCGCCGGGTCGCTCGACACACCGGCGAGCGACAAGATGGCGAGATTCATCAACATCTGCGATGCGTTCGGACTGCCGATCGTCTTCCTCGCGGATGTGCCGGGCTACCTCGTCGGGTCGGCGGCGGAGCGAACGAACCTGGTACGTCACAGCATGCGTCCGCTGTGGGAGCTCGGCCAGTCGACCGTGCCGATCCTCACCGTCGTGATCCGCAAGGCGTACGGCCTCGCGTACCACACCATGGGCGGCGCCGAGTTCCATCCCGAACTGCTGGTGTGCTGGCCGAGCGCGCAAGTCAGCCCGATGGGTGCCGACGGCGCGGTGAACGTCATCTACGGCCGGCACGACCACGTCCCCGCCGACGTGCGCGACGAGGTGACCGCCGAGTTCCGTGACCTCGAACGTCCGATCCATGCGGCACGGCGGGTGAAGATCGACGACATCCTCGATCCCCGCGACACCCGCGGCACCCTGATCGACACGCTGTGCTTCGTCCAGAGCGCGAGCCACGTATCGGGACACTGGCGGCCACCGAAGAAGCGCGGCGTGTCACCGGTGTGA
- a CDS encoding ABC transporter ATP-binding protein: MIEVDGVTHRYGDRTALSDVSVALAEHRVGLIGANGS, encoded by the coding sequence GTGATCGAGGTCGACGGGGTCACCCACCGGTACGGGGACCGGACGGCGCTGAGCGACGTGTCCGTTGCTCTCGCCGAGCACCGCGTGGGGCTGATCGGCGCCAACGGCTCGG
- a CDS encoding CoA-binding protein — MDATDSPFTTSWLSAVAAHELAGRLDIPVPAWQVAHDADEAVAAAESIGFPVALKADSAHVVHKSDAGALALDLVSAGSVSEAYERLSGLTGSPDASVLVQRMAPPGLEIVVGSFCDATFGSVVMAGAGGRLVELLDDVAFRLSPVDAVDAVAMLDSLRCRRLFDGYRGEPAIDVTPVAMLLTRLSRIDADGVVGGERRVVEFEVNPLIVTAAGMYAVDIRARVGGPARSARRRSLPDLSPLFRPSSVAMIGASRRPTISNRILGHIVDYGYAGSLHPVNGSAATDRIHGLPVSASLTDVPHPVDYGIVAVPADAVPETLRASAGQMRFAHVITSGFAEEGENGRLMQAELLDAAREAGITVIGPNCLGLHSAAGGLTFVDGLVPVHGDVGVVAQSGGLGADILRQGQARGIRIGKLVTIGNAVDLSAEDLLEYFCDDPETKVIGLYLEGTRDGPRLAELLDRAADRDKPVVLLHGGRSAAGAQAAASHTGTLAGEERLWAAMAEQTGCIYPTSLSEFLSVLAGAMYLRPAPGGRVLLLGPSGGMSVLASDHCSRLGLEVPPLGEATRSRLLALDVPAGSSLRNPIDTPAGTLAVGGGDLVPTIARTVLAAEELDYVVIHLNAQNALSYMGNGAQILRNIAGAAADLHDELVDTGDDAQVVFALLPNGEPEITELCLDIARPMWERGVPVFFGLEEALDAVKAMTEIGRDRRRREAGHRRPTGPRNP, encoded by the coding sequence ATGGATGCAACGGATTCTCCGTTCACGACCTCATGGCTCTCCGCGGTCGCCGCACACGAGCTCGCCGGACGGCTCGACATTCCCGTTCCCGCCTGGCAGGTCGCACATGACGCGGACGAGGCGGTAGCGGCCGCGGAGAGCATCGGGTTCCCCGTCGCTCTCAAGGCCGACTCCGCCCATGTCGTGCACAAGTCGGATGCGGGGGCCCTTGCCCTCGACCTGGTCAGCGCCGGCTCGGTGAGCGAGGCGTACGAGAGGCTGAGTGGGCTCACCGGATCGCCCGATGCGAGCGTCCTCGTGCAGCGGATGGCGCCGCCGGGTCTGGAGATCGTGGTTGGGTCGTTCTGCGATGCGACCTTCGGCTCGGTCGTGATGGCGGGGGCCGGCGGCCGGCTCGTCGAGCTCCTCGACGACGTGGCGTTCCGGCTGTCACCCGTCGACGCGGTCGATGCCGTCGCGATGCTCGACTCACTGCGGTGCCGCCGGTTGTTCGACGGCTACCGCGGTGAGCCGGCCATCGACGTGACACCGGTGGCGATGCTGCTCACGCGGCTGTCCCGCATCGACGCCGATGGTGTCGTGGGCGGTGAGCGACGGGTGGTCGAGTTCGAGGTCAATCCGCTGATCGTCACCGCCGCGGGGATGTACGCCGTCGACATCCGGGCCAGGGTCGGCGGTCCGGCCAGGAGCGCACGACGTCGATCGTTGCCCGACCTGTCGCCGCTGTTCCGACCCTCGTCGGTGGCGATGATCGGCGCCTCGCGCCGCCCGACGATATCCAACAGGATTCTCGGGCACATCGTCGACTACGGCTATGCGGGAAGCCTTCATCCGGTCAACGGTTCGGCGGCGACGGACAGGATCCACGGGCTCCCGGTGTCCGCTTCGCTCACCGACGTCCCTCACCCCGTCGACTACGGGATCGTCGCGGTGCCGGCCGACGCCGTCCCCGAGACATTGCGTGCCAGCGCGGGACAGATGCGGTTCGCCCATGTGATCACGAGTGGGTTCGCCGAGGAAGGCGAGAACGGGCGACTGATGCAGGCCGAGCTCCTCGACGCGGCCCGGGAGGCGGGCATCACGGTCATCGGCCCGAACTGCCTCGGGCTGCACAGTGCGGCCGGAGGGCTCACCTTCGTCGACGGTCTCGTCCCCGTCCATGGTGACGTCGGCGTGGTCGCCCAGAGCGGCGGCCTCGGCGCCGACATCCTGCGGCAGGGGCAGGCGAGGGGCATCCGCATCGGCAAGCTCGTCACGATCGGCAACGCCGTCGACCTGTCCGCGGAGGACCTTCTCGAGTACTTCTGCGACGACCCGGAGACGAAGGTCATCGGGCTCTACCTCGAGGGAACGCGTGACGGTCCGAGGCTCGCCGAGCTGCTGGACCGGGCGGCCGACAGGGACAAGCCCGTCGTCCTCCTCCACGGTGGACGCAGCGCGGCGGGCGCACAGGCTGCGGCGTCGCACACCGGCACTCTTGCGGGAGAGGAGCGACTCTGGGCGGCCATGGCGGAGCAGACGGGCTGCATCTATCCGACCTCGCTGTCGGAGTTCCTCTCCGTCCTGGCCGGAGCGATGTATCTGCGCCCGGCACCCGGCGGGCGGGTCCTGCTGCTCGGGCCATCCGGTGGCATGTCCGTCCTGGCCTCGGACCACTGCTCGCGCCTGGGACTGGAGGTGCCACCGCTCGGTGAGGCGACCCGGTCCCGGCTGCTCGCCCTGGACGTGCCCGCGGGCAGCTCGTTGCGCAACCCGATCGACACGCCCGCCGGAACCCTCGCGGTGGGAGGCGGTGACCTGGTGCCGACGATCGCGCGCACCGTGCTCGCGGCCGAGGAGCTGGACTACGTCGTCATCCACCTCAACGCGCAGAACGCGTTGAGCTACATGGGCAACGGAGCGCAGATCCTGCGGAACATCGCGGGGGCCGCCGCGGACCTCCACGACGAGCTCGTCGACACCGGCGATGACGCCCAAGTCGTCTTCGCGCTACTTCCCAACGGCGAGCCAGAGATCACCGAACTGTGCCTCGACATCGCCCGCCCGATGTGGGAGCGGGGCGTACCGGTCTTCTTCGGCCTCGAGGAGGCACTCGACGCGGTCAAGGCGATGACCGAAATCGGCCGGGACCGGCGACGGCGAGAAGCCGGTCACCGACGACCGACAGGACCGCGGAACCCGTAA
- a CDS encoding acetyl-CoA C-acyltransferase, with protein MNQTAVIVAARRTPIGSAGHALRDIPVADLAAPVLTAVLDDAGIRPGDVDEVVLGNCLGPGGDVARYAALAGGLPATVPGLTVDRQCGSGLAAITTAVALIEAGHVRCALAGGAESASTAPWRYWPPTGPSGTPVRYERAPFAPAELGDPDMGVAADLLAEKHGIGRARQDAYAARSHRLAHAARESGAFDRELTPVAGVRADERPRAALTEERLARLRPAFRPDGTVTAGNSCGVGDGAAAVAVVTEREADRRGLAGLRVRKVATAGVDPQWPGLGIVPAVRDVLATTGRVLPDVDVVELNEAFAGQVLACCDELGLDPDRVCTEGGALALGHPWGASGAILVVRLFSRLAALPEGSAGLAAIAVGGGQGVALLVERR; from the coding sequence ATGAACCAGACCGCCGTCATCGTGGCCGCGCGCCGTACGCCGATCGGCAGCGCAGGGCACGCGCTCCGCGACATCCCCGTAGCGGACCTGGCGGCTCCCGTTCTCACCGCGGTCCTCGACGACGCCGGCATACGTCCCGGCGACGTCGACGAGGTCGTCCTCGGCAACTGCCTCGGCCCGGGCGGCGACGTGGCGAGGTACGCCGCGCTCGCGGGGGGACTGCCCGCGACGGTGCCCGGCCTCACGGTCGACCGGCAGTGCGGCAGCGGACTCGCCGCGATCACGACCGCGGTCGCGCTGATCGAGGCCGGTCACGTCCGGTGTGCGCTCGCGGGCGGCGCGGAGAGCGCGAGCACCGCACCGTGGCGGTACTGGCCACCGACCGGACCGTCCGGCACGCCGGTGCGGTACGAGCGCGCGCCGTTCGCGCCGGCGGAGCTCGGCGACCCCGACATGGGAGTGGCCGCCGACCTGCTGGCCGAGAAGCACGGCATCGGCAGGGCACGCCAGGACGCGTACGCCGCGCGCAGCCACCGCCTGGCACATGCCGCGCGCGAGAGCGGCGCCTTCGACCGCGAGCTGACGCCCGTAGCGGGAGTCCGCGCCGACGAACGCCCCCGCGCGGCGCTGACCGAGGAGCGGCTGGCGCGACTGCGTCCCGCGTTCCGGCCGGATGGCACCGTCACCGCGGGCAACTCCTGCGGGGTCGGCGACGGCGCCGCCGCCGTGGCCGTCGTGACCGAGCGCGAGGCCGACAGGCGCGGCCTGGCCGGACTCCGCGTGCGGAAGGTCGCCACGGCAGGCGTCGACCCGCAGTGGCCGGGGCTCGGCATCGTCCCCGCCGTACGCGACGTGCTCGCCACCACGGGCAGGGTCCTGCCCGACGTCGACGTCGTCGAGCTCAACGAGGCCTTCGCCGGGCAGGTGCTCGCGTGCTGCGACGAGCTCGGCCTCGACCCCGACCGGGTCTGTACCGAGGGCGGCGCGCTCGCGCTCGGCCATCCGTGGGGCGCGTCGGGCGCGATCCTCGTCGTCCGCCTGTTCAGCCGGCTGGCGGCCCTGCCCGAGGGGAGCGCCGGGCTCGCGGCGATCGCCGTCGGCGGCGGTCAGGGCGTGGCACTGCTCGTGGAGCGCCGGTGA
- a CDS encoding thiolase, which yields MRGTTAIVGVAESDLGQAQPGTTPTDLMAQATHRALHDAGLSLGDVDALFASSTQLPMATLNLGEYLGISPRYTDSTQIGGSSFVAHLNHAQAAITAGLADVALVAYGSTQRSQGRSNAAPQEVSPYEAPYHPVLPVSAYALAASRHMYEFGTTREQLAEVAVAARAWAALNPVAWDHGPLTIDDVLDAPTISSPLGVRDCCLVTDGGGAVVLTSAERARDLARPPVYILGVGEAHTHRHISSMPSLTVTAAVQSGAAAYEAARLGPSDIDVVELYDAFTITPILFLEDLGFCAKGEGGAFVEGGRVAPGGEFPLDTNGGGLSYCHPGMYGLLLVVEAVRQLRGECGDRQVANCDVALAHGNGGVLSSQCTAILGTAATV from the coding sequence ATGCGCGGCACGACGGCGATCGTCGGAGTGGCCGAGTCGGATCTCGGTCAGGCCCAGCCGGGTACCACTCCCACCGACCTGATGGCCCAGGCCACGCATCGTGCGCTTCATGACGCGGGCCTGTCCCTCGGCGACGTCGACGCGCTGTTCGCCTCGTCGACACAGCTGCCCATGGCCACCCTCAATCTCGGCGAGTACCTCGGCATCAGCCCCCGCTACACCGACTCCACGCAGATCGGCGGGTCGTCGTTCGTCGCGCACCTCAACCATGCGCAGGCCGCGATCACGGCGGGCCTCGCCGACGTCGCACTCGTCGCGTACGGGAGCACTCAACGCTCCCAAGGCCGGTCGAACGCCGCGCCGCAGGAGGTCAGCCCGTACGAAGCGCCGTACCACCCCGTGCTCCCGGTATCCGCCTACGCGCTCGCCGCGTCACGGCACATGTACGAGTTCGGCACCACCCGCGAGCAGCTCGCGGAGGTGGCGGTCGCCGCGCGTGCGTGGGCCGCGCTCAACCCCGTCGCGTGGGACCACGGCCCGCTGACGATCGACGACGTGCTCGACGCGCCGACGATCAGTTCGCCGCTCGGTGTACGGGACTGCTGCCTCGTCACCGACGGCGGCGGCGCCGTGGTGCTGACATCCGCCGAGCGCGCACGCGACCTCGCGCGTCCACCGGTGTACATCCTCGGTGTGGGCGAGGCGCACACTCACCGGCACATCTCGAGTATGCCGTCCCTCACGGTGACCGCTGCCGTCCAGTCAGGGGCCGCGGCATACGAAGCGGCCCGACTGGGTCCATCCGACATCGACGTCGTCGAGCTCTACGACGCCTTCACCATCACGCCGATCCTGTTCCTGGAGGATCTCGGCTTCTGCGCGAAAGGCGAGGGAGGCGCCTTCGTGGAGGGCGGACGCGTCGCGCCCGGCGGGGAGTTCCCACTCGATACGAACGGCGGCGGGCTCTCGTACTGCCATCCGGGGATGTACGGCCTCCTGCTCGTCGTCGAGGCCGTTAGGCAACTCCGCGGCGAATGCGGTGACCGGCAGGTGGCGAACTGCGACGTCGCACTCGCCCACGGCAACGGCGGCGTGCTGTCGAGCCAGTGCACCGCGATTCTCGGCACCGCGGCAACGGTATGA
- a CDS encoding LysR family transcriptional regulator — MRIEQLRYLVTILERGSFRRASQELHMSQAALSEAIRNLERGLGARLMDRDRSGVRLTPVGEDVMPHVRAILESERALRDQVDGYRTLRRGQVSLGTVNAATNTILPGALSAFNEEYPGIQLRITETGSLDIVRAVKDAELDLGVVVRLEDEEVKGDELAFEDLLGSHVVLCVQRGHRLLSRESVSIGDVAEEPLILFRSGYLMHDLMSRIFGDRNLNIVYYTDNTESAKRMIATGVGVTLLPEFSMVSDLLSRSGEIVYCPLVGEYAGIRLSLTWRKRAYLPRAAQLLGSVIREEASRHPMSCCAPPEGQRTG; from the coding sequence GTGCGAATCGAGCAGCTCCGCTACCTCGTGACGATCCTCGAACGGGGTTCCTTCCGCCGTGCGTCGCAGGAGCTCCACATGTCGCAGGCGGCGCTCAGTGAGGCCATCCGCAATCTCGAGCGCGGACTCGGCGCGAGGCTGATGGACAGGGACCGGAGCGGCGTGCGGCTCACTCCGGTCGGCGAGGACGTCATGCCGCACGTCAGGGCGATCCTCGAGTCCGAGCGCGCCCTGCGGGACCAGGTAGACGGCTATCGCACGCTCCGGCGCGGCCAGGTGAGCCTCGGCACGGTCAACGCCGCCACCAACACGATCCTGCCCGGCGCGCTGTCGGCGTTCAACGAGGAGTACCCGGGCATCCAGCTCCGGATCACCGAGACCGGGTCGCTCGACATCGTCCGAGCTGTGAAGGACGCCGAGCTCGACCTCGGCGTGGTCGTCCGGCTCGAGGACGAGGAGGTCAAAGGTGATGAACTTGCGTTCGAGGACCTGCTCGGCAGTCACGTGGTGCTGTGCGTCCAGCGCGGGCATCGGTTACTGAGCCGCGAATCGGTGTCGATCGGCGACGTCGCGGAGGAGCCGCTCATCCTCTTCAGGTCCGGCTATCTCATGCACGACCTCATGTCGCGCATCTTCGGGGACCGCAACCTCAACATCGTCTACTACACCGACAACACCGAGTCCGCGAAGCGGATGATCGCGACCGGCGTGGGAGTGACTCTGCTGCCCGAGTTCAGCATGGTCAGCGACCTGCTGAGCCGGTCGGGCGAGATCGTCTATTGTCCCCTGGTCGGGGAGTACGCGGGCATCAGGCTGTCGCTCACCTGGCGCAAACGTGCCTACCTGCCTCGCGCTGCGCAGCTGCTCGGGTCGGTGATCCGTGAGGAGGCATCGCGGCATCCGATGTCGTGCTGTGCACCTCCGGAAGGACAGCGGACCGGCTGA
- a CDS encoding biotin/lipoyl-binding carrier protein: protein MAEIRAEMVANVWKVLVTEGQTVHAGDTIVILESMKMEIPVVTDTGGTVMAVTAVEGGSVQDGDVVAVLG from the coding sequence ATGGCCGAGATCCGCGCCGAGATGGTGGCGAACGTGTGGAAGGTGCTCGTGACTGAAGGCCAGACTGTCCATGCTGGAGACACCATCGTGATCCTGGAGTCGATGAAGATGGAGATCCCGGTCGTGACGGACACCGGCGGCACGGTGATGGCGGTGACCGCGGTCGAGGGCGGCTCGGTCCAGGACGGCGACGTCGTCGCCGTCCTCGGCTGA
- a CDS encoding biotin transporter BioY: protein MFTGIMAALGAVPAWAPFGLAVPITAQSLGPMLAGSVIGARRGFVSMVLFLVLVAAGLPLLAGGRGGIAVFAGPSVGFLVAFPLVALVVGVITERELPRYRLPVGLAANLVGGIGVMYLLGVPGVAWRADLSLGAALLANTAFVPGDLLKVVIACTVAKGVHAAYPRFADEARRRRETTAGRR, encoded by the coding sequence ATGTTCACCGGCATCATGGCCGCCCTCGGCGCCGTGCCGGCCTGGGCGCCGTTCGGCCTCGCCGTCCCGATCACGGCGCAGTCGCTGGGGCCGATGCTCGCCGGGTCCGTGATCGGCGCGCGGCGAGGCTTCGTGTCGATGGTGCTGTTCCTCGTGCTCGTGGCCGCCGGACTGCCGCTGCTCGCGGGCGGACGCGGCGGGATCGCGGTCTTCGCCGGACCGAGCGTGGGGTTCCTCGTCGCGTTCCCGCTGGTGGCTCTCGTCGTCGGCGTGATCACCGAACGGGAGCTGCCCAGGTACCGCCTCCCCGTGGGACTGGCGGCGAACCTGGTGGGCGGCATCGGCGTGATGTACCTCCTCGGCGTGCCCGGCGTGGCCTGGCGTGCCGACCTGTCGCTCGGCGCGGCGCTGCTGGCCAACACCGCGTTCGTCCCCGGCGACCTGCTCAAGGTCGTCATCGCCTGCACCGTGGCGAAGGGGGTGCACGCCGCGTACCCGCGGTTCGCCGACGAGGCCCGCCGGCGGCGGGAGACCACGGCCGGCCGCCGGTGA